Genomic DNA from Haloarcula marina:
GCGTCATCGCCGACGCCGCCGGTCCCGACATCGTCCGAGACGTTCTCGCCGCGTTCGTCGAGGGCGAGAGCGAGGCCGCGAGTACCGTCGAGGAGGCGGCCGACGAACTGCTCGGTGACCTCGCGTGCTACCCTTCCGTGACGGGCAACACCTCGCTGACCGAAGGGTCCGTGCGGGACCTGCTCGCGGCGCTGGACGACTGCGAGAACCCCTACGCCTGCCCGCACGGTCGACCGACGGTCATCGAAATCGACCGCACGGAACTCGAAGACCGGTTCGAGCGGGACTATCCCGGCCACGGCGGCCGACGGGACTGAGGGGAAAATGTCGACGAGAGAGCCGGTTGAACTAAATCGTAGTCTCCCGATGGGTGGCGTATGTCGCTGGTGACCTTCGGTGAGACGGCCCTCCGATTCTCGCCGCCGGACGGACAACGCTTCGAGACCGCCCGAAACGTCGGCCTCCGCGCGGACGGCGCGGCCAGTACCGTCGCGGCCACGGCGAGTCGCCTGGGCGGCGATGCCGTCTGGTTCTCGAAACTCCCCGACACGCCGCTGGGTCGGCGCGTCGTCGCCGAACTCCACGAACACGGACTCGAAACGGACGTGGTCTGGGCGGACCCCGAGGACGGCCGACAAGGGCTGACCTTCCACGAGGCGGCCGCCGCGCCACGCGAAGACCGACTGCTTCAGGACCGCGGCGACACGGCGATGGGGACGCTGCGGCCCGGCGAACTCCCGATGGGACAGATTCAGGAGGCCGACGTGGTGTTTACCGCCGGGTCGACGGCGGCACTCTCGGAGACGGCGGCGGACACGACGGGCGCGTTGCTCCGGGCGGCCGGAGGTATCCGGGCGCTGGACCTCGATTTCCACCCCGGCCTCTGGAGCGCCGAGGAGGCCCACGACACCCTCTCGGACCTCTTCGACGCCGTCGACCTCCTCTTTGCCAACGAGGAGCAGGCGAAGGCCGTCTTCGACCGGACGGGGCGGCCCCGCGAACTCGTCCACACCATCGCCGCCGACTACGACTTCTCCCGGGTCGTCCTCACCCGGAGCGAACACGGCGTCGTCGCCTATCACGACAACGTCCTCCACGAACAGGACGCCATCGAGACGGGCCCGCCGGTCGACGACGCCCGACAGCACGACGTGTTGGTCGGCGCTGTCCTCCAGCAACTCATCGACGGCGCGCCGACCGACGAGGCGCTGGCGCACGGGAGCGCCGCGGCGGCGCTGGCCCGGACCATGCCGGGCCCGCTGACGCCTATCGAACCGGCGGAAGTCGAGCGACTGGTCGCGGCGAACACCGACCGGGGACGCTGACCGCCGCGAAGGCGTCCCTTTTCGCGAATAAGCCGAACATACTGTTACTCGCTCGACGCCTTTACGATCACTATGGCCCGGTCACGGTTGTCGATAGCCCTCTGTGTCGTCGCGCTCACGGGAACGCTCGCGCTCGCCTTCACCGGCGGCGCGGCCGCCCAGCAAGAACAGACGACGCTCACCGTCACCGTCGTCGACCAGAACGGTGACCCGGTCGGGGACGTGGACCTCTCGGCGACGTGGGACGGCGGCGAGGGCGGCCCGGTCAACGAGACGACGCGCTCGAACGGGCAGGCCCTCGTCGACGTGCCCGAGGGCGCGGACGTAACCATCCGCGTCACCGACGACGAGTACATCCGAAATCAGCCGTTCACCGTCGAGAACGCCTCCGCCCGCACCGTCGAAATCGACGTGGCACGCATCGCGAGAGCACGCATTACCGTCCGTGACACGGCCGGTGAGGCTGTCTCGGACGCCCGCGTTCAACTGTACAGCGACGGCCGATTCATCACGGACCAGCGAACGCGCGAGAACGGAACGGTCAGAACGCCCGAAATCGAGAGCGGCGAGTACCGACTCGTCGTCTCGAAAGACGGCTTCTTCCGCAACCGGACGCAGGTGACTATCCGGAACGGTGCGACGCCGACGGCCACGCTCGAAGAGGGGTCGGCGCTCGTCACGGTCACGGTCACGGACGACCACTTCGAAGAGCCACAGGCGGTCCGGAACGCCTCGGTCACCGTCTCGGGCGCCGGAACGGTCCAGACCCTCTCGAACGGGCAGGCGACCATCAGCGTCCCGGTCAACGACGACTACGACCTCAGGGTGACGAAAGACGAGTACGAGACGGCCGACCGCCGTCTCGTCGTCCGCGAGGACAACCGCTCCATCGACGTGACCATCCGGCGGACGCCGTCGCTCTCGCTCGTCCCGGACAATCAGCGGGTCGTCGTCGGTGAGACGGTCCGTCTCCGACTGACCGACGAGTACGGCGATACCGTCGGGAACGTCAACGTCACGCAGGACGGCGCAGTCGTCGGCACGACCGACGAATCCGGGATGGCCGTCGTGCCGGTCGAGTCCGCTGGGAACGTGACCTTCGAAGCGGCGAGCGACGGTCTCTCGACGACGGCTACCGTCGAGGGCGTCGAACCGGCCGCCGAGGAGACGCCGACCGAGACGGCGACGCCGACGGCCACTGCCACCGCGAGTCCGACCGCGACGCCGACGGCGACCACGACGACCGGCGGCGGCGGGCCGGGCTTTACCACGGTGACGGTCCTGCTGGCGGTGGCGGCGCTCGCGTTGCTGGCGCTCCGGCGTCGGTAACGGGACGCTTTTGGGCGCGAGGCCCCCACCGGTGAGCAATGACTGTTCTCGAAGGCGTCCACGACGCCCACGGCGCGACGTTTCGGGAGGTCGGCGGCCGCCGAGTCGTCGAGGACTACGGTCGGCACGAACGGACCCACCGCGCGGTGCGCAACGTCGTCGGCGTCTGCGAGTTCGGCTACGGCGTCCT
This window encodes:
- a CDS encoding PfkB family carbohydrate kinase: MSLVTFGETALRFSPPDGQRFETARNVGLRADGAASTVAATASRLGGDAVWFSKLPDTPLGRRVVAELHEHGLETDVVWADPEDGRQGLTFHEAAAAPREDRLLQDRGDTAMGTLRPGELPMGQIQEADVVFTAGSTAALSETAADTTGALLRAAGGIRALDLDFHPGLWSAEEAHDTLSDLFDAVDLLFANEEQAKAVFDRTGRPRELVHTIAADYDFSRVVLTRSEHGVVAYHDNVLHEQDAIETGPPVDDARQHDVLVGAVLQQLIDGAPTDEALAHGSAAAALARTMPGPLTPIEPAEVERLVAANTDRGR
- a CDS encoding carboxypeptidase-like regulatory domain-containing protein, which produces MARSRLSIALCVVALTGTLALAFTGGAAAQQEQTTLTVTVVDQNGDPVGDVDLSATWDGGEGGPVNETTRSNGQALVDVPEGADVTIRVTDDEYIRNQPFTVENASARTVEIDVARIARARITVRDTAGEAVSDARVQLYSDGRFITDQRTRENGTVRTPEIESGEYRLVVSKDGFFRNRTQVTIRNGATPTATLEEGSALVTVTVTDDHFEEPQAVRNASVTVSGAGTVQTLSNGQATISVPVNDDYDLRVTKDEYETADRRLVVREDNRSIDVTIRRTPSLSLVPDNQRVVVGETVRLRLTDEYGDTVGNVNVTQDGAVVGTTDESGMAVVPVESAGNVTFEAASDGLSTTATVEGVEPAAEETPTETATPTATATASPTATPTATTTTGGGGPGFTTVTVLLAVAALALLALRRR